Proteins encoded by one window of Flexibacter flexilis DSM 6793:
- a CDS encoding VWA domain-containing protein gives MSQYVGCGVFCYGKAFFLWFSMEQTRFLLPVSAWYLLPCLLAGVVYAYLLYSKKAPWSKNLNYTLAFLRFVVVSFLAFLLLNPLIKTSLSLIEKPWVVLAIDNSESVAATTRPDSLAHLQQKLQHLADQLKADGINVAVQTLDGQHNSQLDSIKFNQKSTDLNQMLSGLQSTYENRNLANVVLVSDGISNAGVSPTYQAYNYKVLSVGLGDTVPKIDVTLRALYFNKIAYLGNKFPLKVEIQQSGYTGQKTDVLLKQNGKILDKKSVTFKNGFVEADFLVTANAKGLQHLVIEVVPLKGEFSTKNNAAHAYIDVIDGKEKILIAAAAPHPDIKAVRSAIEQQANYEIVTYIQGIDQLKEGERYDLVILHQLPDQRGSLPTALQQWINDGTTPVWFMLGTNSNVQMVNSLNNILKIDARVGQTDKVTASYNKTFDKFIFEEERQFVFPKLPPMTVPYGDYTLAGGTEILLKQQIGALASEKPLLAVGQSQNKKSAILLGEGLWQWRLQEYADTKSHAATDELIRKLVQYLSAKEDKRKFRVYPLETEVFESEKVVFEAETYNNIYEKIYNQKVDLRVISEAGKVQQFSFVTGENASRFEVGNLPNGIYKYVATTTLGGKIEKSEGEFTVREQQLEKLNTTADFGLLREVARQNAGTFFKANQLGALEDYLKKNQPKGLVHADEQTQELINLRWLFWVLLGLISAEWFLRKWRGSY, from the coding sequence TTGAGCCAGTATGTTGGTTGCGGCGTTTTCTGCTACGGAAAAGCCTTTTTTCTTTGGTTTTCGATGGAACAAACTCGTTTTTTATTGCCCGTTTCGGCGTGGTATTTGTTGCCTTGCCTGTTGGCGGGAGTCGTGTATGCGTATCTTTTGTACAGCAAAAAAGCTCCTTGGAGCAAAAATTTAAACTACACGCTGGCCTTTTTGCGCTTTGTGGTGGTGAGCTTTTTGGCGTTTCTGTTGCTCAATCCGCTTATTAAAACCAGCCTGAGCCTTATCGAAAAACCTTGGGTGGTGTTGGCCATAGACAATTCCGAGTCGGTGGCGGCTACTACGCGCCCCGACAGTCTGGCGCATTTGCAACAAAAGTTACAGCATTTGGCCGACCAACTCAAAGCCGATGGCATTAATGTAGCCGTACAAACACTTGATGGGCAACATAATAGCCAATTAGACAGCATAAAATTTAATCAAAAATCTACTGACCTAAACCAAATGCTTTCGGGGCTGCAAAGCACTTACGAAAATAGGAATTTGGCTAATGTGGTATTGGTTTCGGACGGTATCAGCAACGCGGGCGTTTCCCCGACGTATCAGGCCTACAACTACAAAGTGTTGTCGGTGGGTTTGGGCGATACTGTTCCTAAAATTGATGTAACACTCAGGGCTTTGTATTTCAATAAGATAGCTTATTTGGGAAATAAATTTCCGCTCAAAGTCGAAATACAACAGTCGGGCTACACAGGCCAAAAAACAGATGTTTTGCTCAAACAAAACGGTAAGATTTTGGACAAAAAATCTGTAACCTTCAAAAATGGTTTTGTGGAAGCCGACTTTTTGGTAACGGCCAACGCCAAAGGACTGCAACATTTGGTAATAGAAGTCGTACCGCTCAAAGGCGAATTTTCTACCAAAAACAATGCTGCACACGCTTACATAGACGTAATTGACGGCAAAGAAAAAATCTTGATTGCCGCCGCCGCGCCGCATCCCGACATCAAAGCCGTACGCAGTGCTATTGAACAACAAGCTAACTACGAGATAGTTACCTACATTCAGGGCATCGACCAACTCAAAGAAGGCGAACGTTACGACCTCGTGATTTTGCATCAGTTGCCCGACCAACGCGGCAGTTTGCCTACCGCCTTACAACAATGGATAAACGACGGCACTACGCCTGTTTGGTTTATGTTGGGTACAAATTCTAACGTTCAGATGGTTAATAGTTTGAATAATATTCTTAAAATTGATGCGCGTGTAGGCCAAACCGACAAAGTAACAGCCAGTTATAACAAAACTTTCGACAAATTTATTTTTGAAGAAGAACGTCAATTTGTGTTCCCGAAATTGCCGCCGATGACCGTGCCGTATGGCGATTATACGCTGGCGGGTGGCACAGAAATTTTGCTCAAACAACAAATTGGGGCTTTGGCAAGCGAAAAACCGTTGTTGGCGGTGGGGCAGTCGCAAAACAAAAAATCTGCGATTTTGTTGGGTGAAGGCCTGTGGCAATGGCGTTTGCAGGAGTACGCCGACACCAAATCGCACGCGGCAACAGACGAGCTAATCCGTAAGTTGGTGCAATATCTTTCGGCCAAAGAAGACAAACGCAAATTTAGAGTATATCCGCTTGAAACAGAAGTATTTGAGTCGGAAAAAGTAGTGTTTGAGGCCGAGACGTACAATAACATTTACGAGAAAATTTATAACCAAAAAGTTGATTTGCGCGTCATCTCCGAAGCGGGCAAAGTACAACAATTCTCGTTTGTTACGGGCGAAAATGCTTCACGTTTTGAGGTTGGAAATTTGCCCAATGGCATTTATAAATATGTGGCTACCACTACTTTGGGCGGCAAAATAGAAAAGTCGGAAGGAGAGTTTACGGTACGCGAGCAGCAACTTGAAAAGCTCAACACCACCGCCGATTTTGGGCTGTTGCGCGAGGTGGCACGCCAAAATGCGGGCACATTTTTCAAGGCGAATCAGCTTGGCGCATTGGAAGATTATTTGAAGAAAAACCAGCCCAAAGGCTTGGTACACGCCGACGAACAAACGCAAGAACTCATCAATCTGCGTTGGTTGTTTTGGGTGCTGCTGGGGCTGATTAGTGCCGAATGGTTCTTGCGCAAATGGCGTGGAAGTTATTAG
- the cas6 gene encoding CRISPR-associated endoribonuclease Cas6, producing MRVRIIFSLQNKGATLPFHHQYLLAQVFQELVPKTYADYDFYSFSGLKGQMKISAAGLTVLSNRVTIVFACPNEVLISEMIAQLFEKKHIMVGQLRLSPESVLQEDNPILSQEQKYVCISPIVPCLEDGSTDQRRFISPQEDEFSDWLYESTMNRMENSGLFTHEQTAQFYKFQVVPDKDYLEKLKSEDKKFARVYAAYPQHKKVEVRGYTMPFTLLAEPAVQQFVYDCGFGEYSNLGFGMLDLANAGNFSSRVRGYETKNKKEDLV from the coding sequence ATGAGAGTACGCATTATTTTCTCGCTTCAGAACAAGGGGGCAACGCTACCGTTTCACCACCAATATCTGTTGGCTCAAGTTTTTCAGGAACTCGTCCCGAAAACCTACGCAGACTACGATTTTTATTCTTTTTCGGGGTTAAAAGGCCAAATGAAAATTTCGGCAGCAGGCCTTACGGTATTGTCAAATCGAGTAACTATTGTATTTGCGTGCCCAAATGAAGTGCTTATTAGTGAAATGATAGCACAATTATTTGAAAAAAAGCATATAATGGTGGGGCAGCTACGCCTTAGCCCCGAAAGTGTTTTGCAAGAAGACAACCCTATTTTATCGCAAGAGCAGAAATACGTTTGTATTTCTCCGATTGTCCCCTGCTTGGAAGATGGCAGCACAGACCAACGCCGTTTTATCAGTCCACAAGAAGACGAATTTTCTGATTGGCTTTACGAATCTACCATGAACCGTATGGAAAACTCTGGCTTGTTTACGCACGAGCAAACAGCACAATTCTATAAGTTTCAGGTAGTTCCCGACAAAGATTATTTAGAGAAACTAAAATCTGAGGACAAAAAATTTGCACGCGTGTACGCGGCTTATCCCCAACACAAAAAAGTAGAAGTGCGTGGCTACACCATGCCTTTTACCTTGTTAGCCGAGCCTGCCGTACAGCAATTTGTATATGATTGCGGCTTTGGGGAATACTCTAATTTGGGGTTTGGAATGCTGGATTTGGCCAACGCAGGAAATTTTTCGTCTCGTGTACGCGGCTACGAAACCAAAAACAAAAAAGAAGATTTGGTTTAA
- a CDS encoding transketolase family protein produces the protein MKKYTFTEKKDTRSGYGAGMLELGRKNPNVVALCADLIGSLKLNDFVKEFPDRFFQIGIAEANMMGVAAGLTIGGKIPFTGTFANFSTGRVYDQIRQSIAYSGKNVKICASHAGLTLGEDGATHQILEDIGLMKMLPGMVVINPCDYNQTKAATLAIADYEGPVYLRFGRPVVPVFTPADQKFEIGKGVMLNEGKDVSIFATGHLVWEAIKAGEMLEAEGIDAEIINIHTIKPLDAEAVLKSAAKTGCVVTAEEHQRHGGLGDSIAQLLALELPTPLEMVAVNDSFGESGTPDELMKKYGLDAENIVAAAKRAIARRK, from the coding sequence ATGAAAAAGTACACTTTCACCGAAAAAAAAGACACCCGTTCTGGATACGGAGCTGGTATGTTGGAGTTGGGACGTAAGAACCCGAATGTTGTAGCACTTTGCGCCGACCTGATTGGCTCGCTCAAACTCAACGACTTCGTTAAAGAATTTCCTGACCGCTTTTTTCAAATAGGTATTGCCGAAGCCAACATGATGGGCGTGGCGGCTGGTTTGACTATCGGCGGCAAAATTCCGTTTACAGGTACGTTTGCCAACTTTTCTACGGGACGTGTGTACGACCAAATCCGTCAGTCTATCGCGTATTCGGGCAAAAACGTAAAAATTTGTGCTTCGCACGCGGGGCTTACTTTGGGCGAAGATGGCGCAACGCACCAGATTTTGGAAGACATCGGTCTGATGAAAATGTTGCCAGGCATGGTCGTGATTAACCCTTGCGACTACAACCAAACCAAAGCCGCAACCCTTGCCATTGCCGACTACGAAGGTCCTGTTTATTTGCGTTTTGGCCGCCCAGTAGTGCCAGTATTTACGCCAGCCGACCAAAAATTTGAAATTGGTAAAGGTGTAATGCTCAACGAAGGCAAAGACGTAAGTATTTTTGCAACAGGCCACTTGGTATGGGAAGCCATCAAAGCAGGCGAAATGTTGGAGGCTGAAGGTATTGATGCAGAAATTATTAACATACATACAATCAAGCCATTAGATGCGGAAGCTGTGCTTAAATCTGCTGCCAAAACGGGTTGCGTCGTAACGGCTGAAGAGCACCAACGCCATGGTGGTTTGGGCGATAGCATCGCACAATTGTTGGCTTTAGAATTGCCTACGCCATTGGAAATGGTTGCCGTAAACGACAGCTTCGGCGAAAGCGGTACGCCAGACGAACTAATGAAAAAATACGGCCTTGATGCTGAAAACATCGTAGCTGCTGCCAAACGCGCAATAGCTCGCCGCAAATAA
- a CDS encoding SRPBCC domain-containing protein gives MNKAILFDFRVDKPNKKILVERSFNAPVALVWAAWTEADLLDLWWAPKPWRAETKSMNFVEGGRWHYAMVSPEGEKHWCVCDYEQISPEQHYQAIDAFADANANINMTMPRTRWNNHFTPDGERTVVNVQITFDKLEDLEALVQMGFKEGFTMGMENLDQYINAQFYLRKQKKPTTNKVRVSTYLNFAGNTEEAFALYKSVFGTDYVRGIQLFSDIPADPSQPPVSEKLQNMVLHVELPITGGHVLMGTDAPEEMGFKVKAGNNMQLNIEPESRAEAQRLFDALSAGGQVSMPLQDMFWGAYFGSFTDKYGINWMINYQQ, from the coding sequence ATGAACAAAGCAATTTTATTTGATTTTAGGGTGGATAAACCCAACAAAAAGATTTTGGTTGAGCGCAGCTTTAATGCTCCCGTAGCATTGGTTTGGGCGGCTTGGACGGAAGCCGATTTGCTGGATTTGTGGTGGGCTCCTAAGCCTTGGCGAGCTGAGACCAAATCCATGAATTTTGTGGAAGGAGGCCGTTGGCATTACGCGATGGTGAGTCCCGAAGGCGAAAAGCATTGGTGCGTGTGCGATTATGAGCAGATTTCGCCCGAACAACATTATCAAGCCATCGACGCTTTTGCCGACGCAAATGCAAACATCAATATGACCATGCCCCGCACGCGCTGGAACAATCATTTTACTCCAGACGGCGAACGTACGGTGGTAAACGTGCAAATTACTTTCGATAAACTCGAAGATTTGGAAGCTCTCGTACAAATGGGCTTTAAAGAAGGCTTTACGATGGGCATGGAAAATCTTGACCAATACATTAACGCACAATTTTATTTACGCAAACAAAAAAAGCCTACTACAAATAAAGTACGAGTTTCAACTTACCTGAATTTTGCGGGCAATACGGAAGAGGCTTTTGCTCTTTATAAATCGGTATTCGGTACGGATTATGTGCGCGGCATTCAGCTGTTTAGCGATATTCCCGCCGACCCAAGCCAGCCGCCAGTTTCCGAAAAACTTCAAAATATGGTTTTGCACGTAGAGCTACCGATTACGGGCGGCCACGTGCTGATGGGAACTGATGCGCCCGAAGAAATGGGTTTTAAGGTAAAGGCAGGTAATAATATGCAGCTGAATATAGAACCCGAATCGCGGGCGGAAGCGCAACGCTTGTTTGATGCGCTATCGGCGGGTGGTCAAGTTTCGATGCCTTTGCAAGATATGTTTTGGGGCGCGTATTTTGGGAGTTTTACGGACAAATACGGCATCAATTGGATGATAAATTATCAGCAATAA
- the scpA gene encoding methylmalonyl-CoA mutase yields MKPNFTQIPYTPTSAASPEAVPSAKNWRTAEGISIKPFYTAADLKGLEHLHFGAGSPPYLRGPYSSMYVQQPWTIRQYAGFSTAEESNAFYRRNLAAGQKGLSVAFDLPTHRGYDSDHPRVVGDVGKAGVAIDSVLDMKILFDQIPLDKMSVSMTMNGAVLPIMAFYIVTAEEQGVKPELLSGTIQNDILKEFMVRNTYIFPPEPSMRIIADIFKYTSENMPKFNSISISGYHMQEAGATADLELAYTLADGLEYLRTGIAAGMDIDDFAPRLSFFWAIGMNHFMEIAKMRAGRLLWAKIVKQFNPKNPKSLALRTHCQTSGWSLTEQDPFNNVARTCVEAMAAALGHTQSLHTNALDEAIALPTDFSARIARNTQLYIQEETYITKAIDPWGGSYYVENLTHELANKAWKLIEEVESLGGMTKAIETGLPKMRIEEAAARKQARIDSSKDVIVGVNKYLADEPTNIELLDIDNQAVRQAQVARLAAMRAERDNAAVAKALDAITECAQTGKGNLLALAVDAARLRASLGEISDAMEKVFGRHKATIRSISGVYAGEVSDDENFALARQQADQFAEVEGRRPRILIAKMGQDGHDRGAKVIATSFADLGFDVDIGPLFQTPEEVALQAAENDVHVVGVSSLAAGHKTLVPQLIEELNKIGRSDILVVVGGVIPPKDYDFLYQAGAVGVFGPGTIISVSAQKILTRLMSVPEN; encoded by the coding sequence ATGAAACCTAATTTTACACAAATTCCCTACACCCCAACTTCGGCTGCAAGCCCCGAAGCTGTGCCTTCAGCCAAAAACTGGCGCACAGCCGAAGGCATCAGCATTAAGCCTTTTTATACGGCTGCCGACCTGAAAGGGCTTGAACATCTGCACTTTGGGGCAGGTTCTCCGCCTTATTTGCGTGGGCCGTATAGCTCCATGTACGTCCAACAACCTTGGACGATTCGTCAGTATGCAGGTTTTTCGACAGCCGAAGAATCCAATGCTTTTTATCGCCGCAACCTTGCCGCAGGCCAAAAAGGGCTTTCGGTGGCATTCGACTTGCCAACGCACAGAGGCTACGACTCCGACCACCCGCGCGTGGTAGGCGACGTGGGCAAAGCTGGCGTGGCGATTGACTCGGTTTTGGATATGAAAATTCTTTTCGACCAAATTCCGTTGGATAAAATGTCCGTGTCGATGACCATGAACGGCGCGGTATTGCCGATTATGGCGTTTTACATCGTAACAGCAGAAGAACAAGGCGTAAAACCTGAGCTTTTGAGCGGAACAATCCAAAACGACATTCTGAAAGAATTTATGGTGCGGAACACCTACATTTTCCCACCAGAACCAAGTATGCGCATCATTGCCGACATTTTTAAATATACGTCGGAAAATATGCCTAAGTTTAACTCCATCAGTATCAGCGGCTATCACATGCAAGAGGCAGGCGCAACGGCTGATTTGGAATTGGCCTATACCTTGGCCGACGGCTTAGAATATTTGCGTACAGGTATTGCCGCAGGCATGGACATTGATGATTTTGCGCCGCGTTTGTCCTTTTTCTGGGCTATTGGCATGAACCATTTCATGGAAATTGCCAAAATGCGCGCAGGCCGTTTGCTTTGGGCTAAAATCGTGAAGCAATTCAACCCAAAAAATCCAAAATCGTTGGCTTTGCGCACGCACTGCCAAACGTCGGGCTGGAGCTTAACCGAACAAGACCCATTCAACAACGTAGCGCGTACTTGCGTGGAAGCGATGGCCGCCGCTTTGGGTCATACGCAATCTTTGCACACCAACGCCCTCGACGAAGCCATTGCCTTGCCAACGGATTTTTCGGCGCGTATTGCTCGTAACACGCAATTGTACATACAAGAAGAAACCTACATTACGAAAGCCATTGACCCTTGGGGCGGCTCGTATTATGTAGAAAATCTCACGCACGAACTGGCCAACAAGGCTTGGAAACTCATCGAAGAAGTAGAAAGTTTGGGCGGCATGACCAAAGCCATCGAAACGGGACTTCCGAAAATGCGCATCGAAGAAGCTGCCGCACGCAAACAAGCACGCATCGACAGCAGCAAAGATGTGATTGTGGGTGTAAATAAATATTTGGCAGATGAGCCAACCAATATTGAGCTTTTAGACATTGATAATCAAGCTGTAAGACAAGCACAAGTAGCGCGTTTGGCGGCTATGCGTGCCGAGCGCGACAATGCAGCCGTAGCCAAAGCCCTTGACGCAATTACGGAATGTGCCCAAACTGGCAAAGGCAATTTGTTGGCTTTGGCCGTGGACGCAGCGCGTTTGCGTGCTTCTTTAGGCGAAATATCGGACGCTATGGAAAAAGTATTTGGCCGCCACAAGGCTACGATTCGTTCTATTTCGGGCGTATATGCGGGTGAGGTTTCCGACGATGAAAACTTTGCTTTGGCACGCCAGCAAGCCGACCAATTTGCGGAAGTGGAAGGCCGTCGCCCTCGTATCCTGATTGCCAAAATGGGGCAAGATGGCCACGACAGAGGCGCGAAAGTAATCGCGACGAGCTTCGCGGATTTGGGCTTCGACGTGGACATTGGGCCATTGTTCCAAACGCCAGAAGAAGTGGCACTCCAAGCCGCCGAAAACGACGTGCACGTAGTTGGGGTGTCGAGTTTAGCAGCAGGCCACAAAACACTTGTACCGCAACTAATCGAAGAATTAAACAAAATTGGCCGCTCAGATATTTTGGTAGTCGTTGGGGGCGTTATACCTCCGAAAGATTACGATTTCCTTTATCAAGCGGGTGCGGTGGGCGTATTCGGGCCAGGAACAATTATTTCAGTTTCTGCTCAAAAAATTCTCACTCGCCTCATGAGTGTCCCAGAAAATTAA
- a CDS encoding ArsR/SmtB family transcription factor, which produces MRRDVFQAIADPTRRAIILLLAVSAMTPNALAEHFNTTRQAVSKHIRILTECEILQQQQQGREIYYHLNAQKMNEIEKWLEQFRQLMAQRFEQLDDVLENLKKQRPQS; this is translated from the coding sequence ATGCGTAGAGATGTGTTTCAGGCGATAGCCGACCCGACCCGACGGGCAATTATTTTACTGTTGGCCGTCAGTGCCATGACGCCCAACGCCCTTGCAGAACATTTTAATACGACGCGCCAAGCCGTGTCCAAGCATATTCGGATTCTGACAGAGTGCGAAATACTTCAGCAGCAGCAGCAAGGAAGAGAAATTTATTATCACCTTAACGCGCAGAAAATGAATGAAATAGAAAAATGGCTAGAACAGTTCAGGCAACTGATGGCGCAACGCTTCGAGCAATTGGATGACGTATTGGAAAACCTCAAAAAACAAAGACCGCAATCATGA
- a CDS encoding Rpn family recombination-promoting nuclease/putative transposase: protein MTTQEKYINPFTDFGFKKLFGSEPNKNLLVSFLNEILKLDIVELTYKKTEHLGASDLDRKVIFDLYCENEQGEKFIVELQKARQSFFKDRSIFYATFPIQEQAEKGDWNYELKAVYTVAILDFCFEDQFKDDLKVEVQLKDKAQNRVFYEKLTFLYLQMPNFQKSENELETLEDKWLYLLKNLHKLQNRPVRLQERVFAQAFDTAELAKLDATERTAYEDSLKYYRDVKNSLDTAKEEGREEGIEEGIEIGMELATIKGIQKALAQNILNIEQIAAVFDVSVEFILKIKNGKIG from the coding sequence ATGACTACGCAAGAAAAATATATAAATCCTTTTACGGATTTTGGTTTTAAGAAATTGTTTGGTTCAGAACCGAACAAAAACTTGTTAGTGAGCTTTTTAAATGAAATATTGAAACTCGATATTGTGGAGCTTACTTATAAGAAAACCGAACATTTGGGCGCGTCGGATTTGGACAGAAAAGTCATTTTTGACTTATACTGTGAAAATGAGCAAGGCGAAAAATTTATCGTGGAGCTACAAAAAGCGCGGCAAAGTTTCTTTAAAGACCGTTCTATTTTCTATGCCACTTTTCCGATACAAGAACAAGCGGAAAAAGGCGATTGGAACTACGAACTGAAGGCGGTTTATACCGTCGCGATTCTGGATTTTTGCTTTGAAGACCAATTCAAAGACGATTTGAAAGTAGAAGTTCAGCTCAAAGACAAGGCGCAAAACCGTGTTTTTTACGAAAAACTCACGTTTTTGTATTTGCAAATGCCCAACTTCCAAAAGTCAGAAAATGAACTGGAAACACTGGAAGACAAGTGGTTATATTTGTTGAAGAATTTGCATAAGTTACAAAATCGGCCTGTGCGATTGCAAGAACGCGTTTTTGCGCAGGCTTTCGACACGGCAGAACTGGCAAAACTGGACGCAACCGAGCGCACGGCCTACGAGGACAGTTTGAAATATTACCGCGATGTCAAAAACTCACTGGATACCGCTAAAGAAGAAGGCCGCGAGGAAGGGATAGAAGAAGGTATTGAAATTGGAATGGAGCTTGCAACTATCAAAGGGATTCAAAAGGCTTTAGCACAAAATATTTTAAATATAGAGCAAATTGCTGCTGTATTTGATGTATCCGTTGAGTTTATCCTAAAAATAAAAAATGGAAAAATTGGATAA